A section of the Ornithodoros turicata isolate Travis unplaced genomic scaffold, ASM3712646v1 Chromosome68, whole genome shotgun sequence genome encodes:
- the LOC135374520 gene encoding uncharacterized protein LOC135374520 isoform X1: protein MLTMFITSRKAKKRGLIAMAICCVLLLALTVAVVTGAFGSSSANEGGEGDGDTQGYDENYDIPPPIPSTTTASTTTTTTTTTTTTTKAPLPEKTITCVAYWTNKAFFPSDGICDILLFTQPSPFPSSEALFSQFLTNAQSSQRTKNGVDIAASVAATVYQQLRSASGKQGMRSYWMDKVTVFSTLDLDLKTSTTDAEISNIINLLKEIASLQEEFKKSKDAYAYILFGAAPLFEGKNDATVMNILKTKFQRVINEAKPDLVLYRTALLKDLSGTNCRETGHTVWENAPLPHIQASFVECLGFRNQIRLPPATREALAFHMGGRWSEFNNNTFTDSELAAPLVIPSGKVCNRSSSYSSLRYLCSDPDDHEQTHKRFYDYHCYNGTHDVIDQKRVLRLLRANTLWVLATDTNTTMRVKMCKAKQQGFHGGYVMFGLQYIIHSGELEKNICNDTYSDGYRDILHVKDYLNDNFRVCPSLENWKKLPDDCT, encoded by the exons ATGCTGACAATGTTCATTACTTCCAGGAAAGCCAAAAAAAGGGGACTGATAGCGATGGCGATTTGCTGCGTTCTCCTGTTGGCATTAACCGTCGCTGTCGTCACCG GCGCATTTGGGTCCAGTTCAGCCAACGAAGGGGGTGAAGGGGATGGAGATACACAGGGCTATGACGAAAATTACGACATTCCTCCTCCTATTCCTTCAACAACTACTGCGAGCACAACGACGACCACGACaaccacgaccaccaccacaaccaagGCTCCCC TACCAGAGAAGACCATCACTTGTGTTGCGTATTGGACAAACAAAGCATTCTTTCCATCGGATGGCATCTGTGACATCCTGTTATTTACGCAACCGTCGCCTTTTCCATCTTCAGAAGCACTGTTTTCACAGTTTCTTACAAATGCTCAGAGTAGTCAACGGACGAAGAACGGGGTAGACATAGCGGCCTC CGTTGCTGCCACCGTTTACCAACAGCTGAGATCCGCCAGTGGTAAGCAGGGGATGAGGTCGTACTGGATGGATAAGGTAACGGTGTTTTCCACCCTTGACCTCGACCTGAAGACATCCACCACGGATGCAGAAATCAGCAACATCATCAATCTGCTGAAG GAAATCGCTTCGCTTCAGGAAGAGTTCAAAAAGTCCAAGGATGCGTACGCGTACATTTTGTTCGGCGCCGCGCCGCTGTTCGAGGGGAAAAATGACGCTACTGTTATGAATATTTTGAAGACCAAGTTTCAGCGGGTGATCAA CGAGGCCAAACCCGATTTGGTGCTCTACCGCACAGCACTGTTAAAGGATTTATCTGGAACAAATTGCCGTGAAACTGGTCACACTGTGTGGGAAAACGCTCCTCTGCCCCACATTCAGGCGTCATTC GTCGAGTGTCTTGGATTCAGAAACCAGATCCGCTTGCCGCCGGCAACAAGAGAGGCCCTAGCGTTTCACATGGGAGGTCGCTGGAGTGAATTTAACAACAACACTTTCACAGACTCCGAGTTAGCGGCGCCGTTGGTGATACCAAGCGGCAAAGTATGCAATCGGAGTAGCTCGTACTCGAGCCTCCGTTAC CTCTGCTCTGATCCCGACGACCATGAACAGACACATAAAAGGTTCTATGACTACCATTGCTATAACGGGACACATGACGTCATCGACCAGAAGAGAGTGTTGCGGCTGTTGCGTGCAAATACATTATGGGTGCTCGCTACTGACACAAACACCACAATGAGAGTAAAG ATGTGCAAGGCAAAACAACAGGGCTTTCACGGTGGCTACGTCATGTTCGGCTTGCAGTACATTATCCACAGTGGCGAGCTAGAAAAGAACATCTGCAATGACACCTACAGCGATGGCTACAGGGATATTCTCCACGTCAAGGATTATCTGAACGACAATTTCCGTGTGTGCCCATCATTGGAAAATTGGAAGAAACTACCCGACGACTGCACGTGA
- the LOC135374520 gene encoding uncharacterized protein LOC135374520 isoform X2: MLTMFITSRKAKKRGLIAMAICCVLLLALTVAVVTGAFGSSSANEGGEGDGDTQGYDENYDIPPPIPSTTTASTTTTTTTTTTTTTKAPLPEKTITCVAYWTNKAFFPSDGICDILLFTQPSPFPSSEALFSQFLTNAQSSQRTKNGVDIAASVAATVYQQLRSASGKQGMRSYWMDKVTVFSTLDLDLKTSTTDAEISNIINLLKEIASLQEEFKKSKDAYAYILFGAAPLFEGKNDATVMNILKTKFQRVINEAKPDLVLYRTALLKDLSGTNCRETGHTVWENAPLPHIQASFVECLGFRNQIRLPPATREALAFHMGGRWSEFNNNTFTDSELAAPLVIPSGKVCNRSSSYSSLRYMCKAKQQGFHGGYVMFGLQYIIHSGELEKNICNDTYSDGYRDILHVKDYLNDNFRVCPSLENWKKLPDDCT, from the exons ATGCTGACAATGTTCATTACTTCCAGGAAAGCCAAAAAAAGGGGACTGATAGCGATGGCGATTTGCTGCGTTCTCCTGTTGGCATTAACCGTCGCTGTCGTCACCG GCGCATTTGGGTCCAGTTCAGCCAACGAAGGGGGTGAAGGGGATGGAGATACACAGGGCTATGACGAAAATTACGACATTCCTCCTCCTATTCCTTCAACAACTACTGCGAGCACAACGACGACCACGACaaccacgaccaccaccacaaccaagGCTCCCC TACCAGAGAAGACCATCACTTGTGTTGCGTATTGGACAAACAAAGCATTCTTTCCATCGGATGGCATCTGTGACATCCTGTTATTTACGCAACCGTCGCCTTTTCCATCTTCAGAAGCACTGTTTTCACAGTTTCTTACAAATGCTCAGAGTAGTCAACGGACGAAGAACGGGGTAGACATAGCGGCCTC CGTTGCTGCCACCGTTTACCAACAGCTGAGATCCGCCAGTGGTAAGCAGGGGATGAGGTCGTACTGGATGGATAAGGTAACGGTGTTTTCCACCCTTGACCTCGACCTGAAGACATCCACCACGGATGCAGAAATCAGCAACATCATCAATCTGCTGAAG GAAATCGCTTCGCTTCAGGAAGAGTTCAAAAAGTCCAAGGATGCGTACGCGTACATTTTGTTCGGCGCCGCGCCGCTGTTCGAGGGGAAAAATGACGCTACTGTTATGAATATTTTGAAGACCAAGTTTCAGCGGGTGATCAA CGAGGCCAAACCCGATTTGGTGCTCTACCGCACAGCACTGTTAAAGGATTTATCTGGAACAAATTGCCGTGAAACTGGTCACACTGTGTGGGAAAACGCTCCTCTGCCCCACATTCAGGCGTCATTC GTCGAGTGTCTTGGATTCAGAAACCAGATCCGCTTGCCGCCGGCAACAAGAGAGGCCCTAGCGTTTCACATGGGAGGTCGCTGGAGTGAATTTAACAACAACACTTTCACAGACTCCGAGTTAGCGGCGCCGTTGGTGATACCAAGCGGCAAAGTATGCAATCGGAGTAGCTCGTACTCGAGCCTCCGTTAC ATGTGCAAGGCAAAACAACAGGGCTTTCACGGTGGCTACGTCATGTTCGGCTTGCAGTACATTATCCACAGTGGCGAGCTAGAAAAGAACATCTGCAATGACACCTACAGCGATGGCTACAGGGATATTCTCCACGTCAAGGATTATCTGAACGACAATTTCCGTGTGTGCCCATCATTGGAAAATTGGAAGAAACTACCCGACGACTGCACGTGA